One genomic segment of Candidatus Marsarchaeota archaeon includes these proteins:
- a CDS encoding oligosaccharide flippase family protein, with protein MQKVEAATGSGYLVNASSMEEESALDVGVRTASTASFVLAGKIVSFALGALTVIVIARILGPSIYGIYILAAAVAGLFGSVGSMGIATAFSKFGAEYRARRELNKVSELASNGHAVLLAAGIVLVLITMAASVPIASYSLHNPHDAYLLQVISLSILASMLMGAGYSMLIGIGRASHAAAVSMTASVLQASVGISLAVLGFGALAPVLGLVVSQVGGYFVAMVLLILRDGISLGMPTLAGMRKLLSFSMPVALYNVFGSAVSSVSPLVLGIFATTVVLGNFGIASNTNAFFDIILGSITITLLPTFSSTLVNSKLRSRIGEFFNYSLYMAFLMVTPLIIFVAALAKPVSYVAFSGQYTLAPVYIRLVAIGLLISIAGSYASTLLISASEVRRVMRYGGLIAIVQLALLFVLVPEFKGIGLITLLFIITPLAGDILYISGIVRVLKVRFSLGKLSRVFLANVISIAPALPLSILWGGNYIPLLATSAAAMLLLYTPVLVLVGGISESDLGRIRAVSSNVPVVGRIINALLAYGFFVG; from the coding sequence ATGCAGAAAGTCGAAGCAGCTACAGGAAGTGGGTATTTGGTCAATGCATCGAGCATGGAGGAGGAAAGCGCTCTTGACGTCGGCGTGCGCACTGCTAGCACTGCCAGCTTCGTGCTTGCCGGCAAGATAGTCTCATTCGCGCTTGGGGCTCTGACCGTCATAGTAATAGCGCGCATACTGGGCCCGAGCATCTACGGCATATACATACTTGCGGCTGCTGTCGCCGGCCTGTTCGGCTCGGTTGGCAGCATGGGCATAGCCACGGCTTTCAGCAAGTTCGGTGCCGAATACAGGGCGAGGCGCGAGCTGAATAAGGTCAGCGAGCTGGCCTCGAACGGTCACGCTGTGCTGCTTGCCGCAGGCATAGTCCTGGTGCTCATAACCATGGCTGCGAGCGTGCCAATCGCATCGTACTCATTGCACAATCCTCATGACGCGTACCTGCTGCAGGTGATATCGCTCAGCATACTGGCATCTATGCTTATGGGCGCCGGCTATTCGATGCTCATAGGCATAGGCAGGGCCTCTCATGCCGCGGCAGTCTCGATGACGGCGTCGGTGCTGCAGGCCAGCGTCGGCATATCGCTGGCAGTGCTGGGCTTCGGCGCGTTGGCTCCAGTGCTAGGGCTTGTGGTAAGCCAGGTCGGAGGCTACTTCGTTGCCATGGTGCTCCTTATACTCAGAGACGGCATATCTCTTGGCATGCCAACACTTGCAGGCATGCGCAAGCTGCTCTCGTTCTCCATGCCGGTTGCGCTCTACAATGTTTTTGGATCCGCGGTGAGCAGCGTCTCGCCACTCGTCCTAGGCATTTTCGCCACGACTGTCGTGCTCGGCAACTTCGGAATAGCGTCAAATACTAACGCGTTCTTCGACATAATTCTTGGCTCTATAACCATCACGCTGCTGCCTACGTTCTCTTCTACGCTGGTCAATTCGAAGCTGCGCTCGCGCATAGGCGAGTTCTTCAACTACTCGCTCTACATGGCCTTCCTAATGGTTACCCCTCTCATAATATTCGTCGCGGCCCTCGCAAAGCCAGTATCTTACGTTGCATTCAGCGGGCAGTACACGCTCGCGCCGGTCTACATAAGGCTGGTGGCGATAGGTCTGCTGATAAGCATAGCGGGCTCGTATGCCAGCACCCTCCTGATAAGCGCCAGCGAGGTGCGCAGGGTCATGAGATACGGCGGCCTGATCGCCATTGTGCAGCTGGCCCTCCTGTTCGTGCTGGTGCCGGAGTTCAAGGGCATCGGCCTGATCACGCTGCTCTTCATAATAACGCCGCTCGCGGGCGACATCCTATACATAAGCGGCATAGTGCGCGTATTGAAGGTGCGTTTCTCTCTCGGCAAGCTTTCGCGGGTCTTCCTGGCCAACGTCATCAGCATAGCCCCGGCCCTCCCGCTCAGCATCCTATGGGGCGGCAACTACATCCCGCTGCTAGCGACATCCGCTGCGGCGATGCTGCTGCTGTACACGCCGGTATTGGTGCTCGTAGGCGGCATATCCGAGAGCGACCTCGGGAGAATACGTGCGGTATCATCGAACGTACCCGTCGTCGGCAGGATAATAAACGCGCTGCTGGCTTACGGCTTCTTTGTAGGATGA
- a CDS encoding CTP synthase, which yields MPTEYIVVMGSLLSGIGKGIVTASLGKMLAMHGLRAMPMKFDGYLNYDCGTMNPFRHGEVYVLDDKSEVDMDFGTYERFLNVSMTKDFSMTGGKLFSEIIKKERNGDFLGRDVQIIPHLTDLILEKIEDVSKRNRLDVMLIEVGGTVGDIENSYFVEAMRQLALRHTTVFVNVVYVPELGTVGEQKTKPTQIALRSLMQSGVQPHFIVCRSERQLGDSARDKIALFSNLTKERIIDDHDAKSIYSTPQHFMAQRLDKEILHELGFEGLKLDNEALKRWNGYARSAEENGGKPVNVAIVGKYVGLHDSYASVKEALVHAGVANRASLRLDWIESEELEGIGDDAIAKRLGASDCVLVPGGFGNRGIEGMINAIRYARAHSVPFLGLCLGMQLMTIEYARNVCMLKDANSSEFNPKAKHKVIDIMEDQLTVRQKGGTMRLGAWPSKITKGTMARKAYGKALVYERHRHRYEFNNAYRKRLENAGLVISATTPDNRLVEIIEWKGHFGIGTQAHPELKSRPEAPAPLFVEFISNAMQAHPTKKP from the coding sequence ATGCCAACCGAATACATAGTAGTGATGGGCTCGCTGCTGAGCGGGATAGGGAAAGGGATAGTGACTGCTTCTTTGGGCAAGATGCTTGCAATGCACGGCCTGAGGGCCATGCCGATGAAGTTCGACGGCTACCTGAACTACGACTGCGGGACCATGAACCCGTTCAGGCATGGCGAGGTATATGTGCTCGACGACAAAAGCGAAGTCGACATGGACTTCGGCACCTACGAGCGCTTCCTTAACGTGAGCATGACGAAGGATTTCTCCATGACGGGCGGCAAGCTCTTCAGCGAGATAATAAAGAAAGAAAGAAACGGGGACTTCTTAGGGAGGGACGTGCAGATAATACCCCATCTCACTGACCTTATACTCGAGAAGATAGAAGATGTATCGAAGAGGAACCGGCTGGACGTGATGCTCATAGAGGTCGGCGGCACAGTGGGCGACATAGAGAACAGCTACTTCGTGGAGGCGATGAGGCAGCTGGCGCTGAGGCACACTACGGTGTTCGTGAACGTCGTGTACGTGCCCGAGCTAGGCACTGTCGGCGAGCAAAAGACCAAGCCGACGCAGATAGCGCTTAGGAGCCTCATGCAGAGCGGCGTGCAGCCGCATTTCATAGTCTGCAGGTCAGAGAGGCAGCTTGGCGACTCTGCCAGGGACAAGATAGCGCTATTCTCCAACCTGACAAAGGAGCGCATAATAGACGACCACGACGCGAAGAGCATTTACTCCACGCCGCAACATTTCATGGCGCAGAGGCTGGACAAGGAGATCCTGCATGAGCTAGGGTTCGAGGGCCTGAAGCTCGACAACGAGGCGTTAAAGCGTTGGAACGGCTATGCTCGGAGCGCTGAGGAGAATGGGGGGAAGCCTGTCAATGTCGCCATAGTGGGCAAGTACGTCGGCCTGCACGATTCGTACGCGAGCGTCAAAGAAGCTCTCGTGCATGCAGGAGTGGCGAACCGCGCCTCGCTCAGGTTGGATTGGATAGAATCGGAGGAGCTCGAGGGCATTGGCGACGATGCTATAGCAAAGAGGCTTGGCGCCAGCGACTGCGTGCTGGTGCCCGGAGGCTTCGGCAACCGCGGCATAGAGGGCATGATCAATGCGATACGCTATGCAAGGGCGCACAGTGTGCCGTTCCTAGGCCTGTGTTTGGGCATGCAGCTCATGACGATTGAGTACGCAAGGAACGTATGCATGCTGAAAGACGCCAACTCTTCAGAATTCAATCCAAAGGCCAAGCACAAAGTCATAGACATAATGGAGGACCAGCTTACAGTAAGGCAGAAGGGAGGCACAATGCGCCTTGGCGCATGGCCTTCGAAGATAACCAAGGGCACGATGGCAAGGAAGGCCTATGGCAAGGCTCTGGTTTACGAGCGCCACAGGCACAGGTACGAATTCAACAACGCATATCGAAAGAGGTTAGAGAATGCAGGACTTGTGATAAGCGCCACCACCCCCGACAACAGGCTCGTTGAGATTATCGAATGGAAGGGCCATTTCGGCATTGGAACGCAGGCGCATCCGGAGCTAAAGTCCAGGCCTGAGGCACCGGCCCCGCTGTTCGTCGAGTTCATAAGTAATGCAATGCAGGCTCATCCTACAAAGAAGCCGTAA
- the thpR gene encoding RNA 2',3'-cyclic phosphodiesterase: protein MADDALANGKARVFIGVELTRELSRSVHSAALALSMPGVSIVQEENLHITLAFLGDTSAQVRERITSLLSDLEITPFLITVRGFGTFDAKNPRVVYAGIGEGSRELIEIYDSMLPVLKDIGMHVEERAYSPHITVARLHRRLGKSSAERLFAAIASVHELGSMRMPGVSLIRSELNQNGATYTRLFLKAPSP, encoded by the coding sequence ATGGCAGATGATGCGTTGGCCAACGGCAAGGCACGTGTGTTCATTGGCGTTGAGCTCACGCGGGAACTCAGCAGATCCGTACATTCTGCTGCTTTGGCACTTTCCATGCCGGGCGTGAGCATAGTCCAGGAAGAGAACCTCCACATAACGCTCGCCTTTCTCGGCGACACGAGCGCGCAGGTGCGCGAGCGCATAACGTCGTTGCTGTCGGATCTTGAAATAACCCCATTCCTAATAACGGTGCGCGGGTTCGGCACGTTCGATGCAAAGAATCCCCGCGTCGTGTACGCTGGCATCGGAGAAGGAAGCAGAGAGCTGATTGAGATATACGACAGCATGCTCCCTGTGCTGAAAGACATTGGCATGCATGTCGAGGAGCGTGCCTACTCTCCGCACATAACGGTAGCAAGACTGCACCGCAGGCTGGGCAAGTCCTCCGCAGAAAGGCTTTTCGCCGCAATCGCATCTGTGCATGAGCTGGGCTCCATGCGAATGCCCGGCGTAAGCCTGATACGCAGCGAGCTTAACCAAAACGGCGCGACTTACACACGCTTATTCCTCAAGGCCCCTTCGCCATGA